From the Chiroxiphia lanceolata isolate bChiLan1 chromosome 6, bChiLan1.pri, whole genome shotgun sequence genome, the window ttctaggtGTCTGATACAGAATGAGATCAGAGCTGTCTCTCTCACACTGGCATTAGGTAACAAGCTTGACTGCAAGTCAGTAACTCAGCAAATCCTCAACTCAGTCACATCTAAACATAAGGCTTCAATGGACCGGATACTTCTCACAAACAAATGCCATTAGTTTCCAGTATTTACTACAATTTTAAACTGCAGAGGATAAACAGTATGGTTTCTTGTCCTTGAGTCACAGGAACAACTGAACCCTGGAATAAATGATTGCTTGTTGTATGTTACATATTTGTAGGGAACAGAAGACATAAGGAATGAGAACCATGGACTTAAGACCTCAGCCTGTGACGTGAAGAAACCAGCTCCAATTCACCACCTTCTGGTTCCATGACTCTGCCTTCTCTCATCTTCAGAGATGAGTTGGATGACTTTTGCTCCCCACTCAAGAGTGAAGAATACACAGTCTGTCTTCTCACTGTCAGGAAAACAGATattcctctccccttccccaccttcaGGTGCCATTAAGAGAACTTCACTGTTTTCTGAGCCTGACTCAGTCAGCTTTCCTTTCTGGTCATGTTGTAACCTCTCTGCATAATACATTCGCTGTCCTAGGGCTGAGCTGTAAATACACCAGGCCTAGGATAAAGAAAGGACACACGTCTAACATAGAATAAGATACTGAAACCCACATCTGATTATTTTAGACTTTAAATTACTGGAGCTCTTTGCAGTATTTTATATGGAATTAATAGCACACATTCACCTGCTATGAAATAAGAAGACCAGACACTTTACCCATGAGGAAAAAACTGCCACATATGTACTAAATTGGACTTTGATACTGCAGGCAACACCTCTCTGCAACTGCCCAACAAACCCTGAGCTGCCCATAAGCAGAGAAGCCCTGCAGACATACACAGGGCTCCTCTGCCAGAGCTGGCAGATGGCAGAGGCAGTAGATCCAAAAGAAGCCTGGAGGGAACTACACAAGGGATGCAGCAGCATTAACAATGCGCTGAAATAACtaacagggagaaaaaggaagaaaatagccCCAAACTGATAAGAgatctttaatttaaaaactaactAAGTTTATTCATTGGGAAAGTGCAACAAAATACCCCAGGGATAGTGCATTCCACTCCAGCAattaaaattgcattaaaaagcaGATAGGAAAGTCTGAGTCTTAAAAAGAACTGGCACAAAAGCtggtgcttttctttgtttcaataTATTTATCTTCGGGTGACAGAGATAGTCACTGATTAATTTTTTAGGTACTTAATTTACAACTTCATTGCTTCTATTTGCAAGTCATTCTGTTCCTTAAAGATGCTAGCTTGGGACTGGGAACCATAATCCACAGGCACTTAAGGGGGGGGCAGTTTTGAAAGAATAGAGATGTTGGGCTCAGTCACATACTTTCTGTTGGGAGGAGACCCAGCTGGGAGCTACTAGATATTCTAAGTAGATATTGCCCCCAATTGTTTCTCTCTAAAATCTGAGATACGAAAAAATGTCCAGTACCACTCATAAAAGCAGATTCTGCTGCAGCTGAGAAGGTGCaagcaggaaaaaggagagCACAGGACTACAGCAAGCTTATAGCAGGTGTCGTTTGAGGGAGCTGCCAGTTTCTGACCTGAACCAATTTTTGCTGTAGAGGTAATTCTCTTCAAAATGCTGCAGGTAAGTCTCACACCTATAGCAGTCTATCCTCATTTATATTTGCTATTGCACTTCAGCTGAGCTTTACAAGCCAAACAAGATTCTTTAATACATAGCAAATATGTATCTTTTGCTAACACTTTCTGCCTAATGATTTCAAAATACTTAAAGAGCATCACTCACAAAGCTTAAACTAAGCTTAACCAAACGCTTAAACCATTTAAGCTTAGCCAAGCTTAAAATTCTCTGAcatacagatattttaaaggGAACAGAATAAACATCTGCAGCAAAATGGCAATAGAGTTCATCTCCTGAGTCTCAGTCCTGAACTTAAcccttcttttcattttaaattctttttctccccccacctATTTCTTACAGCAAGCAGGACTACATTTATTCTGCACAAGTTTATTATCCCAATACAGACAAATGACTTGCAATATTACATTAGTCCTAATTCCATATGGAGGTTGCCTGTCCTGTCCATGCCAGCACAATCTCCCGGTCTCAGCTGACTGTATTTGGTTTATGTCTCTTGCCTCTGCCGTTCTCCTCATGGTGACTGTCTTCAGAGGGTGCTTGGCCCTTTCCATTTGTGTCAGAATCCTCTGGAAATTTCTGACCTTCAGCCAACACCTGCCGAATAGTCATATTAATGCGGGAAGACTGCAGGTACTTGGCACACACCTGCCAGTCCTCATCAGAGCTGTGTTCAATGACTGAGCCAACAGGAAGGTCTGAAGGAAGTGCTTGGTCGAGGCAGGAAGGCACGGCTGTCCCCTCAGGGTTGGGGAGCACGCGGGGGACAGCGTGGTACAGCAGGCGGCTCAAGCCAGACATCACCATGATATCTCCACTGTGCATGAACATCGCCGTTGGGGCCTCCTCCCGCTTACGGCCCCCAAGCAAAAATATTGAGGATTGCCCAAAACTAGAGATGGTATAAGgatggagagaaaagagaaaacaaattcaggTAGAAAACAACTATCTGTACAACAGTAGCTAAATCCCTTTATAAAAACTCCACGCAATCATGAAAACCAGATGGACTCCTAGTAACAACTTTAcaattagaaaatgaaaaacagactAAGAGGCCTGGTTCAAGATAGGCACTGTGTGAGCAGTTGTCCTGCCAGTGTGAAGCTCTGCTGAGTTATTTCATCCTTGCCTGTTAGTACCGATTGACACTCTGCTGCTTTAGAGCAGAACAGTGCTCTGTGCAAAGAGTTCTTCCACTCCAGGTGCTACATCCATGCTATTCAAGCAGTCCTCAAAGAAAAACCTAAGTCCTTGAACTACAATCTTCTGCTATTCAAATCTTCAGAGAGTGAAGGTTATATACCCAATTAGCAAAGTACATTATACTGGCTTCCTATAACCATATACAACTCTAGAAAATAGCCACTAATCTTTCCACAACGCTCAAGTGCTTTCCTTGAGTTACCTGAACGATAAAAGGGGCCGAGAATGGTCTAGTTCAGACTCATCCACATGAATTCCCAGTGAAGAGTCAAAATGATAGTAGTTCAAGATCCCTGCTTGGGCTTGGAAACCCCTGaaaccacaggctgcagccacTTGTTCTGACAGGAATGCAAGGTCTGAGGGGAAAGGAGTGTGGTGATTTGCTGAGTACTTCTGGAAGAAGgagagcaagggaaaaaaaaacaaacaaagccacaCCCAACACATCAGAGCAGCAAATACAATTGGAAACAAACATTGAACAAGAACTCAAAAGTCTGGCTGAAAGTCACAGAGAAGGACATAACGTTTGCCTAGAAAATGACTACAACACAGGCACAACTACAGCAAGTTTACCTCTTATCATTAAATTCTTGGCCTATGCTGAGACTGCCAGAGATTCAATTAATCATGGAGTTAATAATTTTATCTAGATGCTAAACTTGAAGTCAGTAAGATTAGTACCAACATCCTGAGGATCTTCTCAGTCACAATCTAAAGCTGCCAACAGAAAGACAGTTCTGTAGCTCATCAAGAGAGCTACGAAACAAAcatctttgtccttttttgaaGAATAAGAAGCAGGAGTTGATTGCAAAActactttttctctctcccatgaGTGATTCTGAGAGGACTGGAAGAGAATACCCACACTTTCATTAAGGCCATCCAATAAACAGGTTGATCTGGTAAATAAAAGGCTGCAAGCAGATTTGGTTACCTTCAATATACTGATAAGATGCATATCCACTCTGCCAGTCTTTCTCAGCCTCCATCTAACTCAGTCttatgaaaacaattttattttcatcaggaGTCTCAAAACAGCTGTTAGTTGGTACGACTGGTTCAGAATCATTTAAGTTCAAAATCACAGGAGCAGCCATCTCTTCTTGCTCCTGTTCATCCCTTCAAAGAGGAGTAGTTTCTCAGAAGTCATTCTGACCTTAAATAGTTAACAATGCTTTTGTGATCATCCCTTTTGGTACAATAAAAACGCTCACTTACCCTGACATAAGAGTTGCAGGTCTAGAGCTGAGTGTATGCTATAACAATAACTCTCAAAGGAAAGAATGCAGCAATGGATTTGTGCTGTTAAATCCTTCACAGTGAACTAATACAGATAAATGTTCTTAAAAAGCATAGTTTGTTACAGCCTTTCCTCAAGACTGTCTTGTAGAATCATACGTGTTTTATTTGATGATGTCCTCCTCTGTTTGCCATTTTGAGTGCTTACAGCTAACAAAAATGGAGAAGAATTTAATTCCAATACCTTAGTATCCCAGTTATAATGGTAACCAAGGGTCACCCAGCGCAGCTTCTCCAATAAGCTTCTGGGCTCCCGTTTACTGGAACCTTTCCTTCTACAAagacaaaatggaaagaaagagaacatgTGTTAATTTCTGAGGGCTCTTCTGGTAGTGCAGCATACAGTAATGAGATTCACTCATCC encodes:
- the ALKBH1 gene encoding nucleic acid dioxygenase ALKBH1 isoform X2, giving the protein MAAAAALTREGGEDAFRRLFRFYRQRDVSDLRGVVDFSAPGGQVFRSQLSISSVSDQDAYRAGLQPVSQWKAYGLNGYPGFIFIPNPFLPGCQRHWVKQCLKLYPQKPNVCNLDLHMAPEKTIDLWGQSKEQLRRKGSSKREPRSLLEKLRWVTLGYHYNWDTKYSANHHTPFPSDLAFLSEQVAAACGFRGFQAQAGILNYYHFDSSLGIHVDESELDHSRPLLSFSFGQSSIFLLGGRKREEAPTAMFMHSGDIMVMSGLSRLLYHAVPRVLPNPEGTAVPSCLDQALPSDLPVGSVIEHSSDEDWQVCAKYLQSSRINMTIRQVLAEGQKFPEDSDTNGKGQAPSEDSHHEENGRGKRHKPNTVS
- the ALKBH1 gene encoding nucleic acid dioxygenase ALKBH1 isoform X1: MAAAAALTREGGEDAFRRLFRFYRQRDVSDLRGVVDFSAPGGQVFRSQLSISSVSDQDAYRAGLQPVSQWKAYGLNGYPGFIFIPNPFLPGCQRHWVKQCLKLYPQKPNVCNLDLHMAPEKTIDLWGQSKEQLRRKGSSKREPRSLLEKLRWVTLGYHYNWDTKKYSANHHTPFPSDLAFLSEQVAAACGFRGFQAQAGILNYYHFDSSLGIHVDESELDHSRPLLSFSFGQSSIFLLGGRKREEAPTAMFMHSGDIMVMSGLSRLLYHAVPRVLPNPEGTAVPSCLDQALPSDLPVGSVIEHSSDEDWQVCAKYLQSSRINMTIRQVLAEGQKFPEDSDTNGKGQAPSEDSHHEENGRGKRHKPNTVS